The DNA sequence CTTTCCTTCACTCCTACAGCAATTGTAGAAAGACTCGGCCTCAACAAGCCTGTATTCTCTCCTTCTGCTGCTTACGGACACATGGGAAGAACTTCTTACGAAAAAGAAGTGGATCTGAAATACGTGGAAATCAATCGCGAAAATGGCAATGAGACCATTACGCGCAATTTGGTAAAAGAGAGCGTGACCTTCTTTGCATGGGAGCGTCTGGACCTCGTTGACCAACTGAAATCCATCTTTGCGGAGAACTTCAATGAGGAGACCCTTTCCGTTTCCTAATTACTTCTCCCTTCAAAAGTATCAAGCGACAACTGGCCAAGTTGTCGCTTTTTCTTTTTTTTGCATTAAGGAACCTGATGGCTCCGCGATTCAATATTTACAGCCGAATCCACTTCAATTCATTTCCCATGCGTGTCTTTCGTAAGATTTCCTTTGCCACTACCCTCTTCCTTATTTTTATCGGAATGGCCTGTTCCGACCAAGCCGATCAGCAGAACCAGACAGAAGAACCCGCTGTCATGGAAGGCAATGAGATGGATGCGGCCCTTGAAGCAGAAATAGCCTGTCGCCAAGAGCCCTATCAACTCTGTGAAGCAGGAATCAATACCATCCAGCTTGCAGATATCATCGCCGATATGACGATACCTGAATGGGAAATTGTAGAAATGACCGATTCCCTCGAATCAAGAAACGGTTATGACTGGCTGATCAGAACGGTGCATCTGAAGGATGGGAATGTGTTTCTAGAAGGAAACTTCATTGACTCTCATGCCGCAACCGATAGCATGATCAATGCCAGCATCCTGAATCGGATCAGAATCGAAAGTCCTAGCATTCATTCCCATCACAACCTCAAGGTAGGAGATCCTGTAAGCAAGCTCGCGGAGAGCCATCCGGTGGAATCACTCGTCGCAGTGCCCATTCCTGATTTCGGGGTGATTCAAGTACAGATTGCGGAAAGCCATGTGTTTTACTTGGTCCCCGATGGCGGACAGACATTTGAAACGCAGGAAGATGGCAGCATCTCTTGGGATCAAATGCCCGCCGGTGCCCAGATCCAGTCCATGGTTCTGATGTAATTCCTCGCTACAAAAAAGTGTCCCCGACTGATCCTGCATTTCGGCTCAAGCGGGGACATTTCCATTTATCAGGTAGGTTTTAATTGCTGGGGCCTTCTATCCAAACGACATCTCCATCGCGATTGAGATAGGCGTATCGCCCTAAATAATCGCTATGGGTTGGACCCAATCTCACCGCTGCCAACCCTCCGTAGAAGTAATCGGCCCACAAGAATTCGTAGCCCGTAATCATGCTTCCGTCTGGAGCCATGTATCCCCACAACCCTCCTTTTTGGACCGGGGCAAATCCTTCCCGAAATCCTTTGGCACCTTGAAAAGTAGGATTGAACACCAGAAATCCAGTATTCACATCTGCATAGCCCCATTTTCCGCCCGGATTGTCCGTAAGACCTAGAGGCTTGGGGTGATTCTTCAGATCTCCAATTTTTGACCCCACCAATACAGGAACCAATCCGTGGCCATATCGCCCCATTTTATCGAAGGCATTGGGGCAATTATTGGTGACGATGGAATCGCATCCTAATTGAAAAATTCCACGCATATCCACAAGTGCCAGTTGCCGCTTTTGAAGCGCAGTCTCAGGCTCTCGTTTAAGCTTGGGCTTTGCAAGCGCAAATCCGTGATGAAAGCTGGATAGAAGTTGATGGACAGGCAATACTCGTTGGCACCGGAAAGTACCTGGTCCTGTTTCGATCTTGTCGAAGGCGACCCATTCTTGAGACTTGTGATAAGCGACAATTCTATTGGTCGAGGTATCTAAGTCCAATGGATGAAGGAATTCAAAGGCGATGGTAGGCTCATCTCCAGCAGTCTGGTAGGTCGTATCAATATAGCCCCAATAGCCGTCCCGATAGACATTAGCCATTCCGCCCTTAAACTTGCGCGCCGATCTGATTTTGGGGTCATTGATGTAAATATTGCATTGCACATCAATGTAGATCCAATACTGCCCGTTGTAGACAGCGGCTAGTCCTTCAGAGAATTGGTATCCTTCATGGAGCGCAATCGCCATTCCTGCGAGGTCCCAAGGATAGGCTTCAGAGGGGGGAGAATAATAGGCTGGATTGATGATAAATCGCCCTTGCTCGTCGATGAATCCCCATTTTCCATCCTGAGGGATATTCCCATCTTTTCGGGTCCCCCCAATATTGACAGCACCTAGTCCCTCGGAAAAAGGCAGGGCATAGGCAAATTGGGGATTGATGACAACTTCCCCATCCATATTGATATATCCAAACTGGCCATTCTTTCCGCGGAAAGGCATCAGCTCGGTTGTGTAGGAGATTCCTCCGCCACCACAGGCTTCAAGCAAAACCCAAAGGCCAGCGAGGGCCATCCATTTCCAACTAGAAAATCCCATATCGATCTACATCCAGTTGCTCAAAAAAGCAATATCCGAAAAATAAACAGGAATCCTGTCTTATCAGTCGGGAAAGACCTTTCCAGCATCCGCAAGTTTAAGTTTCTCTATCGGAAATATCACCTGAAACTCGGTTTTGCCCCATTGATGGGAAACAAGCTGGATTTTTCCTTCCAGATAATCTGCCGCTTTTTTGGCCGCATACAGCCCAAGTCCAAGGCCTTCAGAGTTGGTCGACCCTCTCACAAACATATCGAATACCCGATCTGCAATCTGGGCCTTGATTCCAATGCCATTGTCCCAAAAGGAGATTCTGACCTCCTCCTTATCAAAATTCGCTGTAATCCTCAGACGGGAACGGACACTTTCATGCATATCCATAAACACCAAGGCATTCTCCACCAAATTATGGAACAGGACTTTCAGAACGGTCGGCTGGGCATTGAGTCGCCAGCCCCTTGGGATGTTGACGGTCACCGAAAGCTCATCGCGATGTGGATGTCGATCAAAATCCTTGAGCATATCCAGCATGAAATTATCCAACTGGATCCATGAGAAATCCCGAGGATGGTCCTTGACATGCTGTATTTCCAGAAAACGATGCAACATGGCATCCATTCTTTTGGCTTCTCCTTCAATGAGGGCCAAATACCGAGTAGAATGATCTGAATCAATATGCTGGGCCACCTCGCACAATCCTTCGATCCGGGCGACTGGTCCTCTGATATCATGTGCTGCGCGGTAGGCGAATACATCCAATTCCTCATTCACCTCGCGAAGGCTATCATTGGCACTGACCAGCTCTTTGGTTCGCTGTTCTACCAACGCTTCCAACCTCCTGTGAGCCAAACGCTTTTGATCATATAAGTAGACCAAGGCAAAGGCAAGCAATAGCCCCAATCCGCCCAGATAACCTGCCATTTTCCGCTCCATAGCGGCATGGGCAAGCTCATCATTGGCATGTGCGAGTTCTCGGGTCATCAGTTCGTTTTGACTTTCGATCCGGTCCCGCTCGTATACAGCATTCATTTTCATGAGCAACTCGGACTGCCTCCGGTTTTCCACCAAAGGTGCCAGTTCTTCCTTGAGTTCATGATAAGTGGCCAAATCCTGCACATTTCCCTGCTTCAATGCATATTCAAAGCGGCATTTGTAGACATCCAATAGTTGTTGTTGTAGGAGAATGGGCTCCCTTTCGCAGATCTCTTGGGCATGAACTATCAGAAGGTTGGCATTCTTCCATTGCTTCGAACCCAATGCGACTTTTGCCTGTCCAAGAATGGCGACCACTGCCTCGAGTCGATTTCCTTGATCAATGGCCATTTGTTCTGCTTCTTCGAAGGTCGGATCGGCAGCCGAGATAGCTCCGGTTTTAAGGAAGGCAAACCCCAATTGATTGAGGACTCTGAGGAGGATGGAATAAAGATTTTCAGTCCGAGAAATTCTCTCCGCAGTTTGAAGATGCTTCAACGCCAATTCCCAATTGCCCTTTTCCACGTGGTATCCGCCAACCAGCGTGTGGATTTGAGCCAATTTTTCATAGTCTTCCTTGCGCTCGGCAATATCCATTACCTTTTCAGCATAGACTGGAATAGCATCATGAAGACTGTTGGCATAGTAAATTTCGACCATTTTCAGGTAGCAATCCATCATCGCCACTGAGTCCTTCGACTGCTCGAATATAAGCGCTGCCTGAAAAAAGTCTCCCAAAGCGAGGCTATGATCCCCGAAGATTAGCCGGATCTCTCCAGCGTGTACATGAGAAGCTGCTTCGAGCGAATCCTGTCCTGACATCTTGAAGTACCGAACAGCTTGCAGGTAAGAATTGCAGGCGTGCCTACGAGCATTGGGATCACGCCCAAAAAACTCTTTTATCTTTCCATGAAGTAAGGCTGAGGCCCCCAACATGTAAGGCTCCCCAACTTGCTCGGCAGTCACCATGATTCGGGTGAGTGCTAATTCAATCTCCCGCTTGTTTCGAAAGGACATATTCTCTTCGACTCCGCGGACTACGGCATGGAATTCGGCCAAGGAAGGAATAAGCTCCACCGATTCTGGAGGAGGAGTGACCCGATCAAGGGTTTGAGCGATAGTGGTTTGTGCGGAAACCAATATCAGCAACAGAGGAAGGGCGCGCATAGTGCTTCGGTATTTCCGGGTATGGAATAGCCCCGGCTTTCCAGCTCCTTAAATGACTGGAGCGGAATGAATAAGGAAACAAGATTTAGATAGGAAAGCGTCGGAAAAGCAGCACTATAAACGTAGCGAATTTCCGTTTATATGACAAATTCCGACCCTTCAATCATTCCGCTATCTGCTTGATTTCCGTACTATTCTCCCCCAAACACCCTTCGAAAGACTTCCTCCAACTTACCGACACCCACCACTTCAATATCGGCAGAAACTTTTCCGAGGCTTGCAACCTGAGATTTGGCCACAAAAATGGTCTTGAAACCGAGTTTGGCAGCTTCTGCAATTCTAGGTTCCAATCGGGAAATCGAGCGAATTTCCCCCGAAAGGCCCACTTCGGCTGCGAAAGCTGTGGCTGGATCAACAGGAAGGTCGTGTAGCGATGAGATGACGGCACAAATCAAAGCGAGGTCCACAGCAGGATCTTCCACCTTGAGTCCGCCTGTGATATTGATAAACACATCTTGTACGCCCAGCTTGAATCCGCAACGCTTCTCCAAGACAGCAAGCAGCATGTTGAGGCGTCTCAAATCAAATCCGGTGGCGGATCGCTGCGCATTGCCGTAAGCCATCGGACTGACAAGGGCCTGAATTTCCACCAAAAGCGGGCGCATTCCCTCCATCGTGGCTGAGATACATACGCCACTGAATTGCTCATCAGATGCCGACAGGAAGATTTCTGACGGATTACTGACTTCTCGAAGCCCCTGAGCCATCATCTCATAGATCCCGATCTCCATGGTACTACCAAATCGGTTTTTGTTGGTGCGGACAATCCGGTAGCTATTGTGCTGATCCCCTTCGAAGGTCAAAACCGTATCCACCATGTGTTCGAGGACTTTGGGTCCTGCGATACTCCCTTCTTTATTGATATGTCCTACCAGAAACATGGGAATTCCTCGATCTTTGGCTTGCCGGATGAGTCTTGCGGTAGATTCACGCACCTGCGAAACGGAGCCCGGAGCAGATTCGATTTGCTCAGTGTACATGGTCTGGATGGAATCGATAACGACTACTTGCGGGGCCAATTCATCCATAAAATCCAAGATCCGTTCGATCAAGGTTTCTGTCGCTACCAATAAGTTGTCATTTTGGTAGGCAATTCTGCCTGCGCGCATCTTGATTTGAGACTCAGATTCCTCTCCACTCACATACAGGATATTGAGGGGTGCCAATTGCAGGGCCAGTTGCAGGAGGAGGGTACTTTTGCCGATGCCCGGCTCACCACCAATCAAGGTTACCGAGCCTGGGACGATACCTCCTCCCAGCACGCGATTCATTTCTGCGTCAGGAGTGAGATGGCGAATTTCCTGAGAAGTCTCAATCTCAGAAAGCGGTTTGGGAGCAGATTTCATGGTCCAGCTTTTGCCTGGCTTCGCAGAACTTTTGGAACCTGACATGCGGGGATCGAGTTTTTCCTCGACAAGGCTTCCCCAAGCCTGACATCCACTACATTGCCCCTGCCATTTGATGTGCTGGGTGCCGCATTCTTGACAAATGAAAGCTGTTTTGATCTTCGCCATGCCACAAATATACGGGAGATTCCGAATTCGGAAATGAAAGGGGCTGCGGATCATTTTACATTAAATTGACCTTCAAATAATCTTATTGACTTTCTATTTGCAGAACACAATAGTTTACGTTTCAAAAAAATCAGAAAATTTAATTATCACTTTCAGTCCGAGATGATTATCTGCATGAAAGGCCATTAATCAGCGTTTTTCGAAGTAGAGTGGAACCGAAATGCCAAATTTTTCTCGATAACGCGCATATTGTCACTTGCAGGTTACCTGAAAATAATTACCTTTGTTGGGAACAGTGGTGAGATAGTCCACACTATTTCAAGCTGTTTTTGGGGTATTTTCATTAGAAACATAGCGACAACTAGGGTTCTAGCACACAGCGAATGATCGCTTCGGTGCACCTTTCCTTATATTTTCATCCATTCATGGAGCCGAACATAGCGAATGAACTTTGCCGTATGGGATAGTTTATTCACTTTGGAAGAATTTGGTCCCGTGCAATTGTGTTGTCAGGATATTACCTATATTTGTTGCATCCTGCCTATTGTTTCTCAACTCAACTGCTAAGATTCTTTCGTGCTTCAGTTTATTTCTTCGTTCCTAGACGAAGCTTAATTGGTGTATTTTTAACATACCCATCATGATTTTTGACGCTTTTCCCTATCAATTTTTGCATGCAGTAGAAAAGCTGGGACAGCAGCCCGGAATTCATTTACCGCATTATCTCAAGGAACTGGTCCGCGCAGGTGAGATTAGTCAGTACCAGAAACTTGAGGAATTTCTTCAGAACGAAGTCCAGCAGGCCTCCTTGCAAGATCAGGCTACTGCCGAGTACTTCTTCTTCATTTCCCGCCAATCACTGGATTACTTCTTCCACACTCGAAACCGGGAGATTTTCCAGCATGTTGGAGACCTGATCAGACATCGGATCGGTGCCCTTCGCCAAGCGGGAGTCGCAGAGTTTCCCTTCCAAGCATGGGAATCCTACCTCGATCTATATGCCGTTGCCTTCCAGCGCGTCATCAGGCATGTATCCATCGAAACCTTCGAACAGCACATCAACAATCTCGATTGGGAGGTATTCGGCCCGACATTCATTCCGGCTGTATCCCGCCTCATTGGGATGACCTATACCCGCGAGGAATCTGCTGAGCAAGGGTCCAAATCCCGTCTATGGCTCCAAAAAGCCATGATGGAAGACCAACAATCTGATTCCTTGTTTGATCAGTTGGCGCTTGCTTCTTTCTATCTGAGCAATCCGTCTGCTGACCACATCGCACAAATCCAGACACTGATCCAGAAGATCCAAGGGCAAGCCTCCACCGTGAGTGGTGGTATTCAAAACTTGGCCATTTTGGAGCTGGATGCACTCAAGCAATTGCACGACGAAAAGCATTTCGATGATGCCATGACCAAGCTTGAGCATGCACAGATCCAGTTGCGCCAGTTGGAGTCCAGCATTCAGGATCTGGGCGAAATTTCCGCACAGGCTCGTGCTGCCCTGTCATCTATCGTTGCAAGGCTTTATGCCAACCTATACGAAATGACAGAAGACGACCTTGAAAAGGCCAGCTTCACCAAGCACGCGCTTCAGCAAATCGATCAATCCATCTCCCTCGCTCAAGAAATTGAGCATGCGCATCTCGCGATGGAATACCGCATGATCCGTTCGGACATCGCTATCCAGACGAAGGTGAGCCTGACCGAGAAGGAAATGAAGGAGATCGCGCAATTCTTCAAGAAGAGACAAGACTACCCTTCATACAGCCGTGCCAACTGGCAATTCCTCCAGTTGTTGGAACTCAATCAGGTTCCGCACAAAGGCTATGATGTAATTCTGGACGGATTCAAATACGCCAACAAACGGCTTGAGCAGGGCGGAGTATACCTCCAGACTCGATTCCTCCAATTTGCCACTTCTTTGTTTGGCCATGCAGCCGAGCAACCGGGCGTATCTTGGATGGTCGAACTGCTGGACGGCTTCTTCGATCGGGTTCAGTTTGCCATTGACAAATTGGCCGAGCACAGAGCTACAACTGGCAAAACTCAGGTATACGATTTCATCAATACCTATGATGGATTCGAGCCAGTCTCCCACTTCAACGTCAAGGTATACTACCGATATCAGTGGTACCAAATCAAAGCCCTGAAAATCGGCAGCCTACTCTCTGGAGATGAAACTTCTACCCGGATCGCTGATCGCCTACTCGGGTCCTTGGAGGATGAGAACAACCCATTGAGCTTCATGAGTGCTGACTGGGATGATTTCAAGAAGGTACCAAACTCCGTTCGGAACAAGACCCTCAACAAGTGTATCAATATCTCCAAAGGGGATCTTCCTTTGGCGGCAGAGCACTTGGACTTCTCCTACCGAAACCTCAGAAGTTATATTACTTTCAAGGAAGTCAATCGTCTCGGATTCTTCCTCGATATGCAGGAAACTTCCAATCGCCAGCTTGAGCAGGGCATACGATACATGTTCTATGACTTGTACAAGCGCGGAACGATCTTCGAAGTAGTGTTTGACATGCCTAAATTCCTCGTTGAATTTGCCAAGTCAGGCTTCTACTCCCAAGATTTGGAAGAGCAATTGAACATCAAGGGCACCACAGCCAAGAAGTACATCAAGATCATGATGGAAATTGGCCTCATTCGCCAAGACAAGACCACTGGAAGAAAGCACTTCTACCGATTGGTCCGTGAAAATATCATGAATCGACTCGGAAAGGACCAGACAACCCTGATCCAATAATCCAGTTCGAATCCAAAAGATCGGCGGACATTCCGAATGGGATGATCCGCCGATTTGTCATTTAATACATTCGATGATAAATGGACAGAAGCTATCCACAGATTTTTCGCCGAAATTGTTATTTTTGTCCATACGGCCTGCTACTTAACATCTGGAAATTGGCCGTATCCATCAATAACGAAAAATTACATTCGCATGGCTGGACACAGTAAATGGGCCAACATCAAACACCGAAAGGGTGCCCAGGACGCTAAAAGGGCAAAGCTATTCACCAAACTGATCAAGGAGGTTGCAGTTGCAACCAAAGAGGGGGGTCCAGACCCAGATGCCAACCCTCGCCTGCGAATGGCCATTAAAAACGCACGAAAAGCCTCTGTACCCAAGGATAGAATCGAAGGAGCGATCTCCAAAGGCTCCGGAAATGACGGAACTACCTGGGATGATGTAACCTTTGAAGGCTATGCGCCCAACGGAATTGCGGTATTCGTAGAAGCCCTGACGGACAACAACAACCGGACCGTAGCCAACGTGCGTTCCTACTTCAACAAGTACAACGGATCCATGGGCAAATCTGGATCTGTAGATTATATGTTCGAGCGAAAAGGAATCTTTATTTTCCCAATGGGAAGCCACGATGAGGAGGAATTGACCATGGAATTGCTCGACGGTGGCCTTGAGGACATCGAAAATGATGGAGAAAACTTCATCGCTACTTGCGCATTCGAAGACTACGGAAACCTCAACGCCAAGATCGAGGAATTGGGAATTGACGCAGAATCTTCTCTCAACAGAATCCCAAGTACCACGCTATCCCTCGATGTAGAGGCCGCCAAGTCTGTCCTCAAGTTGATCGACATAATCGAGGATGACGACGACGTACAACAAGTCTTCCACAATATGGAAATGACCGACGAGATTCTCGAGAGCATGTAGATCTCATCAAGAATTTTCAAAGGGCAAGCTTCTTTATCAGGGGCTTGCCCTTTTTCTTTTGGGGAACCGTGCGCATGCTTTGAGCAAAAGCGTGTGTAGAAGATTCCCTTCCTTCTGCAATACCCCATCTTTGGCCCCCTCGATTCCCAAAGAAGAACCAAAACCTTTTTGACCCATAAAATACCTCCTCGGACAAGATCATCACCGAAAATCAGGGTTGGGGTTACCAAAAGCAATCCCTTTGGTGTACATTTGAATATTCATTGTTGCACATCTCGTGCTCAACCAACAAGATCAAGCTTATGCCCAACCCCCTTGAGATACTCAAGCAAAAACAAGCAGAGGCCTTGCTGGGAGGCGGTCAAAAGAGAATTGACGCCCAACACAAGAAAGGAAAATTGACCGCTAGAGAGCGGTTGGAGCTTCTACTCGACGAAGGATCATTCGAAGAAATCGGAAAATTTGTCACGCATAGATCTACAGAATTTGGCTTGGACAAGCAGCAAATTCTGGGAGATGGTGTCGTAACAGGTTATGGAAAGATACACGGAAGGCTGGTATACGTTTTCAGTCAGGATTTCACAGTCATGGGTGGCTCTCTTTCAGAGACCTATGCTGAGAAGATCTGCAAGGTGATGGATCTCGCGATGGAGAATGGAGCGCCATTGATCGGCCTCAATGACTCCGGTGGGGCGCGTATTCAAGAAGGGGTAGTATCCCTTGCCGGATATGCGGACATCTTTTATCGCAATGTCCAGGCGTCTGGCGTAATCCCCCAAATCTCAGCGATCATGGGGCCCTGTGCAGGTGGTGCCGTTTACAGCCCTGCTATGACGGACTTCATCATGATGGTGGAGAATTCTTCCTACATGTTCGTAACTGGTCCCAACGTAGTGAAGACCGTTACACATGAAGAAGTGACTGCAGAGGAGCTTGGCGGTGCCCAGACCCATGCCTCCAAAAGTGGCGTGACGCATTTTGCCTGCGCCAATGAGATTGAATGCATCGAGCAGCTCAAACAGTTATTGAGCTACATGCCCCAAAACTGTGAAGAGGACCCTATCCGGCTTCCATCGGAGGAACCAGCAGAGGTGGCCGTACCCGCTCTCAATGACATCATCCCTTCCAATCCGAACCAAC is a window from the Pontibacter sp. G13 genome containing:
- a CDS encoding WG repeat-containing protein codes for the protein MGFSSWKWMALAGLWVLLEACGGGGISYTTELMPFRGKNGQFGYINMDGEVVINPQFAYALPFSEGLGAVNIGGTRKDGNIPQDGKWGFIDEQGRFIINPAYYSPPSEAYPWDLAGMAIALHEGYQFSEGLAAVYNGQYWIYIDVQCNIYINDPKIRSARKFKGGMANVYRDGYWGYIDTTYQTAGDEPTIAFEFLHPLDLDTSTNRIVAYHKSQEWVAFDKIETGPGTFRCQRVLPVHQLLSSFHHGFALAKPKLKREPETALQKRQLALVDMRGIFQLGCDSIVTNNCPNAFDKMGRYGHGLVPVLVGSKIGDLKNHPKPLGLTDNPGGKWGYADVNTGFLVFNPTFQGAKGFREGFAPVQKGGLWGYMAPDGSMITGYEFLWADYFYGGLAAVRLGPTHSDYLGRYAYLNRDGDVVWIEGPSN
- a CDS encoding ATP-binding protein, with product MRALPLLLILVSAQTTIAQTLDRVTPPPESVELIPSLAEFHAVVRGVEENMSFRNKREIELALTRIMVTAEQVGEPYMLGASALLHGKIKEFFGRDPNARRHACNSYLQAVRYFKMSGQDSLEAASHVHAGEIRLIFGDHSLALGDFFQAALIFEQSKDSVAMMDCYLKMVEIYYANSLHDAIPVYAEKVMDIAERKEDYEKLAQIHTLVGGYHVEKGNWELALKHLQTAERISRTENLYSILLRVLNQLGFAFLKTGAISAADPTFEEAEQMAIDQGNRLEAVVAILGQAKVALGSKQWKNANLLIVHAQEICEREPILLQQQLLDVYKCRFEYALKQGNVQDLATYHELKEELAPLVENRRQSELLMKMNAVYERDRIESQNELMTRELAHANDELAHAAMERKMAGYLGGLGLLLAFALVYLYDQKRLAHRRLEALVEQRTKELVSANDSLREVNEELDVFAYRAAHDIRGPVARIEGLCEVAQHIDSDHSTRYLALIEGEAKRMDAMLHRFLEIQHVKDHPRDFSWIQLDNFMLDMLKDFDRHPHRDELSVTVNIPRGWRLNAQPTVLKVLFHNLVENALVFMDMHESVRSRLRITANFDKEEVRISFWDNGIGIKAQIADRVFDMFVRGSTNSEGLGLGLYAAKKAADYLEGKIQLVSHQWGKTEFQVIFPIEKLKLADAGKVFPD
- the radA gene encoding DNA repair protein RadA, which gives rise to MIRSPFHFRIRNLPYICGMAKIKTAFICQECGTQHIKWQGQCSGCQAWGSLVEEKLDPRMSGSKSSAKPGKSWTMKSAPKPLSEIETSQEIRHLTPDAEMNRVLGGGIVPGSVTLIGGEPGIGKSTLLLQLALQLAPLNILYVSGEESESQIKMRAGRIAYQNDNLLVATETLIERILDFMDELAPQVVVIDSIQTMYTEQIESAPGSVSQVRESTARLIRQAKDRGIPMFLVGHINKEGSIAGPKVLEHMVDTVLTFEGDQHNSYRIVRTNKNRFGSTMEIGIYEMMAQGLREVSNPSEIFLSASDEQFSGVCISATMEGMRPLLVEIQALVSPMAYGNAQRSATGFDLRRLNMLLAVLEKRCGFKLGVQDVFINITGGLKVEDPAVDLALICAVISSLHDLPVDPATAFAAEVGLSGEIRSISRLEPRIAEAAKLGFKTIFVAKSQVASLGKVSADIEVVGVGKLEEVFRRVFGGE
- a CDS encoding helix-turn-helix domain-containing protein yields the protein MIFDAFPYQFLHAVEKLGQQPGIHLPHYLKELVRAGEISQYQKLEEFLQNEVQQASLQDQATAEYFFFISRQSLDYFFHTRNREIFQHVGDLIRHRIGALRQAGVAEFPFQAWESYLDLYAVAFQRVIRHVSIETFEQHINNLDWEVFGPTFIPAVSRLIGMTYTREESAEQGSKSRLWLQKAMMEDQQSDSLFDQLALASFYLSNPSADHIAQIQTLIQKIQGQASTVSGGIQNLAILELDALKQLHDEKHFDDAMTKLEHAQIQLRQLESSIQDLGEISAQARAALSSIVARLYANLYEMTEDDLEKASFTKHALQQIDQSISLAQEIEHAHLAMEYRMIRSDIAIQTKVSLTEKEMKEIAQFFKKRQDYPSYSRANWQFLQLLELNQVPHKGYDVILDGFKYANKRLEQGGVYLQTRFLQFATSLFGHAAEQPGVSWMVELLDGFFDRVQFAIDKLAEHRATTGKTQVYDFINTYDGFEPVSHFNVKVYYRYQWYQIKALKIGSLLSGDETSTRIADRLLGSLEDENNPLSFMSADWDDFKKVPNSVRNKTLNKCINISKGDLPLAAEHLDFSYRNLRSYITFKEVNRLGFFLDMQETSNRQLEQGIRYMFYDLYKRGTIFEVVFDMPKFLVEFAKSGFYSQDLEEQLNIKGTTAKKYIKIMMEIGLIRQDKTTGRKHFYRLVRENIMNRLGKDQTTLIQ
- a CDS encoding YebC/PmpR family DNA-binding transcriptional regulator produces the protein MAGHSKWANIKHRKGAQDAKRAKLFTKLIKEVAVATKEGGPDPDANPRLRMAIKNARKASVPKDRIEGAISKGSGNDGTTWDDVTFEGYAPNGIAVFVEALTDNNNRTVANVRSYFNKYNGSMGKSGSVDYMFERKGIFIFPMGSHDEEELTMELLDGGLEDIENDGENFIATCAFEDYGNLNAKIEELGIDAESSLNRIPSTTLSLDVEAAKSVLKLIDIIEDDDDVQQVFHNMEMTDEILESM
- a CDS encoding acyl-CoA carboxylase subunit beta produces the protein MPNPLEILKQKQAEALLGGGQKRIDAQHKKGKLTARERLELLLDEGSFEEIGKFVTHRSTEFGLDKQQILGDGVVTGYGKIHGRLVYVFSQDFTVMGGSLSETYAEKICKVMDLAMENGAPLIGLNDSGGARIQEGVVSLAGYADIFYRNVQASGVIPQISAIMGPCAGGAVYSPAMTDFIMMVENSSYMFVTGPNVVKTVTHEEVTAEELGGAQTHASKSGVTHFACANEIECIEQLKQLLSYMPQNCEEDPIRLPSEEPAEVAVPALNDIIPSNPNQPYDIKEVIELVVDRESFFEVHKDFAENIVVGFGRLDGRSIGIVANQPAVMAGVLDINSSTKGARFVRFCDAFNIPLLVFEDVPGFLPGTDQEWNAIITNGAKLLYAFSEATVPRVTVITRKAYGGAYDVMNSKHIGADMNYAWPSAEIAVMGPKGAAEIIFRREIAAAPDPEAKLQEKVDEYTEKFANPYRAAARGFIDEVIVPEETRIKLIRAFEMLENKVANLPSKKHGNIPL